One genomic region from Caldanaerovirga acetigignens encodes:
- a CDS encoding M42 family metallopeptidase, giving the protein MLLKELTEAFGVSGAEHEVRNILKREIENLAEIRTDALGNLLFEKPGLEKKPKVMLAAHMDEVGLMITSIGKNGWLKFNTVGGIDDRILVSKTVIIGPNKVKGVIGAKAIHLQEPKERETALKSKNLYIDIGAKDKEDAEKMVKIGDYAVFDSKYEKMGDLIKAKALDDRVGCYIITEILKKNYDLTLCGAFTVQEEIGARGATVAAYTLEPDIAIVLEGTFAADVPDTKEEGYSTTVGKGPAITLMDKTFIADRRLVDRVLQVAEQNKIKCQLRRTAFGSTDGGKIYIAKEGIPTIVISVPCRYIHSPASLASLGDIQNTIALVDALIKDFQERGI; this is encoded by the coding sequence ATGCTATTGAAGGAATTGACGGAGGCTTTCGGCGTTTCCGGGGCAGAGCATGAGGTAAGAAACATACTGAAGCGGGAGATAGAAAATTTGGCTGAAATCAGAACCGATGCGCTTGGCAATCTTCTTTTTGAAAAACCCGGCCTCGAAAAAAAACCTAAGGTTATGCTTGCGGCGCACATGGATGAGGTCGGACTTATGATTACATCTATCGGTAAAAACGGTTGGCTAAAGTTTAACACGGTGGGAGGAATAGACGACAGGATTCTGGTATCAAAAACGGTGATCATTGGTCCTAATAAAGTAAAAGGGGTTATAGGTGCCAAGGCCATTCACTTGCAGGAGCCCAAGGAAAGGGAAACTGCGTTGAAGTCAAAGAATTTGTATATTGATATTGGAGCAAAAGACAAGGAAGATGCGGAAAAAATGGTTAAGATAGGCGATTATGCTGTATTTGACTCAAAATATGAAAAGATGGGTGATTTGATAAAAGCCAAAGCACTGGACGATAGAGTAGGATGCTATATAATCACTGAGATACTTAAAAAAAATTATGACTTGACCCTATGCGGGGCCTTTACGGTGCAAGAAGAGATAGGCGCAAGAGGGGCAACAGTGGCGGCTTATACCTTGGAACCTGATATTGCAATCGTATTGGAAGGCACTTTTGCCGCCGACGTCCCCGACACCAAGGAGGAAGGTTACAGTACAACCGTAGGCAAGGGGCCTGCTATTACGTTGATGGATAAAACCTTTATAGCCGATAGAAGGCTTGTAGATAGGGTGCTTCAAGTAGCAGAACAAAACAAAATAAAATGCCAGTTGAGGAGAACTGCTTTTGGAAGCACGGATGGAGGAAAAATTTACATTGCTAAAGAAGGAATACCGACCATAGTTATTTCTGTGCCATGCCGTTATATACATTCACCGGCAAGTTTGGCAAGTCTTGGGGATATACAAAATACAATAGCCTTAGTGGACGCCCTTATCAAAGATTTTCAGGAAAGGGGTATATAA
- a CDS encoding M42 family metallopeptidase, protein MKLKETLVELLSAEMPSGFEFKTNSYLVEIFKKYCDDVRVDKLGNVIGRKGPGNAKVKIMLAAHMDEIGLMVKQIDERGFIRFSYIGGIDHRILPAQEVIIHGREKILGVIGSKPPHIQEPEERNKALKSEDMFIDTGLSAERVKQLVRIGDVITFKRKPVELLNGCFAGNALDDRAGLAAIICCLEELDKLQFSTEVYAVATVQEEVGLRGAIVSTYHLCPDIGVAVDVCHGNMADVAEEETQKLGKGPAIALGPNIHPKLYERLKNIAEDYNIPYQLNPEPSATGTDAWAMQITREGIPTALISIPLRYMHTSVETLNMEDIKLSGRLLALFISSLDENFVEGLKCY, encoded by the coding sequence TTGAAATTGAAAGAAACGCTCGTGGAACTGTTGTCAGCAGAAATGCCTTCTGGCTTTGAGTTCAAAACTAATAGTTATTTAGTGGAAATATTCAAAAAGTATTGCGATGATGTAAGAGTGGATAAACTGGGAAATGTAATAGGCAGAAAGGGACCTGGAAATGCAAAAGTAAAGATTATGCTCGCAGCTCATATGGATGAAATCGGTTTGATGGTAAAGCAGATAGACGAAAGGGGGTTTATTCGTTTCTCTTATATAGGAGGTATAGACCATCGCATACTTCCTGCACAGGAGGTAATAATTCACGGAAGGGAGAAAATTTTAGGGGTAATCGGAAGCAAACCGCCTCACATACAGGAACCTGAAGAGAGAAATAAAGCTCTTAAATCGGAAGATATGTTTATAGATACTGGCTTATCGGCAGAAAGGGTAAAGCAATTGGTTAGAATAGGTGACGTAATAACTTTTAAAAGAAAACCCGTAGAATTATTAAATGGATGTTTCGCCGGAAACGCATTGGATGACAGAGCCGGCCTTGCCGCTATAATCTGTTGTCTGGAGGAACTTGATAAACTTCAATTTTCTACAGAAGTTTATGCAGTGGCAACTGTACAAGAGGAAGTAGGGTTAAGAGGAGCAATAGTAAGTACATATCACTTATGTCCCGATATAGGTGTGGCTGTGGACGTGTGTCACGGAAATATGGCGGATGTTGCAGAAGAAGAGACACAAAAATTGGGCAAAGGGCCGGCTATAGCTCTGGGACCTAACATCCATCCCAAGCTTTATGAAAGATTGAAAAATATCGCTGAAGATTATAACATACCGTATCAATTGAATCCCGAACCATCGGCAACAGGTACCGATGCCTGGGCAATGCAAATCACCAGAGAAGGGATTCCTACAGCTTTAATTTCTATTCCCCTTAGATATATGCATACTTCAGTTGAAACTCTCAATATGGAAGACATAAAACTGAGCGGACGCTTACTGGCGCTTTTCATTTCATCACTGGATGAAAACTTTGTGGAGGGGTTAAAATGCTATTGA
- the speD gene encoding adenosylmethionine decarboxylase: MKALGRHILAEIYDCDENVLNDRDLIEEIMVKAALEAGAEVREVAFHKFSPQGVSGVVVISESHLTVHTWPELGYAAVDVFTCGEKVNPWDACNYIAERFKAKHMTASEVKRGVFEKPVKVVNF, encoded by the coding sequence ATGAAGGCTTTGGGGCGGCACATCTTAGCAGAAATTTATGACTGTGATGAAAATGTATTGAACGACAGGGATCTAATCGAAGAAATCATGGTGAAGGCTGCACTTGAGGCAGGAGCCGAAGTAAGAGAAGTTGCATTTCATAAGTTCAGTCCGCAGGGCGTAAGCGGTGTAGTTGTGATTTCGGAATCACACCTTACGGTCCATACGTGGCCGGAGTTAGGATATGCTGCGGTAGACGTTTTTACGTGCGGAGAAAAGGTTAATCCGTGGGATGCGTGCAACTACATTGCGGAAAGATTCAAGGCTAAGCATATGACTGCCTCCGAAGTTAAAAGGGGAGTATTTGAAAAACCTGTAAAGGTGGTTAACTTTTAA
- a CDS encoding bifunctional 4-hydroxy-3-methylbut-2-enyl diphosphate reductase/30S ribosomal protein S1 — protein MQIILAEHAGFCFGVKNAIKLLDDLIKEGEKTYTLGPIVHNRQVVESYEKQGIKAVELDDVKEGNLVIRTHGVPPDVINQARQKGLNVVDATCPFVKRVHKLAKDLSDKGYFVVIIGDPNHPEVKGIKGWCGVDAAVIENEEDAREFYTDKKVGVVVQTTQIEENVNKIMKILKEKLDIVFFYNTRCNATQQRQEAAKKVAEMVDVMLVIGGKNSSNTKKLAQVCKDTGARVYHIETADEIKSEWFSKAERVGITAGASTPDWIIKEVVAKMEQISKKSDFSEGQIVEGIVEKVTDKEVLVNVGYKSDGIIPLKELSYVPFASPSEVVKVGEKIKVMILKLEDKNGELILSKKRADVIEGWQKLEYIYKENGTVKGKVVENVKGGLLVNVEGLRGFVPASHADLKYIEDLASLVGKELNLKILEMDKDKKRIVLSHKLFLEEENEKAKEKIWEKVKEGQVIKGVVKKITDFGAFVDIGGFDGLLHISDMSWRRINHPSEILSENQELNVKVLKVDKEQKRISLGLKQLSPSPWQEVDKKYKVGQIIEGKIVKLTNFGAFVELEPGIEGLVHVSQISDKRVATPKEVLKEGQTVKAKILNIDAKEKKISLSIKQALEEEKTAKKDAKKEEKILVAKDDFKVTIGDIFGDILREQFKK, from the coding sequence GTGCAAATAATATTGGCAGAGCACGCGGGGTTTTGCTTTGGAGTAAAGAATGCAATAAAATTACTGGACGATTTAATTAAAGAAGGTGAAAAAACCTATACGTTAGGTCCTATTGTACATAACAGGCAAGTGGTGGAATCGTACGAAAAACAGGGAATAAAAGCCGTAGAACTGGACGATGTTAAAGAGGGGAATCTGGTAATTCGCACGCACGGCGTACCTCCTGATGTTATAAACCAAGCCAGGCAGAAAGGATTAAACGTGGTGGATGCCACGTGCCCTTTTGTAAAACGGGTTCACAAACTAGCGAAAGATTTATCGGATAAAGGCTATTTTGTTGTGATAATCGGCGATCCTAACCATCCTGAAGTTAAGGGCATAAAGGGATGGTGCGGGGTTGATGCCGCTGTTATAGAAAATGAAGAAGATGCGAGAGAATTTTACACGGATAAAAAAGTGGGGGTTGTTGTTCAGACGACCCAAATCGAAGAAAATGTAAATAAAATAATGAAGATATTAAAAGAAAAATTGGATATAGTATTTTTCTACAACACCCGCTGTAATGCCACTCAGCAAAGGCAGGAAGCGGCAAAAAAAGTTGCAGAAATGGTAGATGTAATGCTGGTGATTGGCGGGAAAAATAGTTCGAATACAAAAAAATTAGCTCAAGTTTGCAAAGATACAGGAGCTAGGGTATATCACATCGAAACGGCGGACGAAATTAAATCGGAATGGTTTTCAAAAGCGGAAAGAGTCGGTATTACTGCGGGTGCATCCACACCTGATTGGATTATAAAGGAGGTTGTAGCTAAAATGGAACAAATATCTAAAAAGTCAGACTTCAGCGAAGGGCAAATAGTGGAAGGCATTGTAGAAAAAGTAACTGACAAAGAGGTGCTGGTAAATGTGGGCTATAAATCCGATGGCATAATACCCCTAAAAGAGTTATCGTATGTTCCCTTTGCTTCCCCTTCTGAAGTAGTGAAAGTGGGAGAGAAAATTAAAGTTATGATATTAAAGCTTGAGGACAAAAATGGCGAATTAATTCTTTCTAAAAAAAGGGCCGATGTAATAGAAGGATGGCAAAAACTGGAATATATATACAAAGAAAATGGAACGGTTAAAGGTAAAGTAGTGGAAAATGTAAAAGGAGGCCTTCTAGTCAATGTGGAGGGCTTAAGGGGGTTTGTTCCCGCGTCTCATGCCGACCTGAAATACATAGAAGACCTGGCATCATTGGTTGGAAAAGAATTGAACTTGAAAATCCTCGAGATGGACAAGGATAAAAAAAGAATCGTGCTTTCACATAAGTTATTTTTAGAAGAAGAGAATGAAAAAGCCAAAGAAAAGATATGGGAAAAAGTTAAGGAAGGGCAGGTCATAAAAGGTGTAGTTAAAAAAATAACTGATTTCGGTGCCTTCGTAGATATAGGCGGCTTTGATGGACTCTTGCACATTTCCGACATGTCTTGGCGCCGGATAAATCATCCTTCCGAAATTTTGAGCGAAAATCAGGAATTGAATGTGAAGGTGTTAAAGGTAGATAAAGAGCAAAAACGCATATCGTTGGGATTAAAACAATTAAGCCCAAGCCCGTGGCAGGAAGTAGATAAAAAGTATAAGGTCGGACAAATAATCGAAGGAAAGATAGTGAAACTGACAAATTTCGGAGCTTTCGTTGAGCTGGAACCGGGAATTGAAGGGCTTGTACATGTCTCGCAGATTTCCGATAAACGCGTGGCTACTCCAAAGGAAGTTTTAAAGGAAGGGCAAACGGTGAAGGCAAAAATCCTAAATATTGATGCAAAGGAGAAGAAGATAAGCCTCAGCATAAAACAGGCACTTGAAGAGGAAAAAACGGCGAAAAAAGACGCGAAGAAAGAAGAAAAGATTCTTGTTGCTAAAGACGATTTTAAAGTGACAATAGGCGATATATTTGGCGATATTCTGAGAGAACAATTCAAAAAATGA
- the fni gene encoding type 2 isopentenyl-diphosphate Delta-isomerase, producing the protein MENRARRKKEHIRYSLMLERLLKRDIFSDVTLLHNCLSEVNLDEIDISTQFQGLELRKPIIINAITGGFPLAFTINQQIAKVARELNLAMAVGSQRIALRDKAAQKSFKVVRKVNPDGIIFANIGADASTEEVLEVVDMIKADAVQIHLNTPQEIVMAEGRKKFEGTIEKISKIASEVKVPVIVKEVGFGIAKEEAKILADCGIKIIDIGGAGGTDFIAIENMRNKKNAVPVLEMWGIPTPISLIEVLSEVGDRVDVIASGGLKTGLDAAKALALGAKAAGFAGAVLNRLIKGGPLALKKYLERVERELIYTMAMVGARNLSELRKRPLIIEGRTYNWLKFRGININFS; encoded by the coding sequence ATGGAAAATAGAGCTCGAAGGAAAAAGGAGCACATTAGATATAGCTTGATGCTGGAAAGACTATTAAAAAGAGATATTTTTTCAGATGTCACGCTGCTTCACAATTGCTTGTCGGAAGTTAATCTAGACGAAATAGATATTTCTACTCAGTTCCAGGGGCTAGAACTTAGAAAACCGATAATTATAAACGCAATAACTGGTGGGTTTCCTTTAGCCTTTACAATAAACCAGCAAATAGCAAAAGTTGCTCGAGAACTAAACCTTGCTATGGCCGTCGGTTCGCAGAGAATTGCATTGAGAGATAAGGCAGCACAAAAAAGTTTCAAAGTTGTTAGAAAAGTAAATCCAGATGGTATAATTTTTGCAAACATAGGGGCCGATGCTTCGACCGAGGAAGTTCTAGAAGTGGTGGACATGATTAAGGCGGATGCCGTACAAATTCATTTAAATACTCCTCAGGAGATAGTAATGGCAGAGGGCAGAAAAAAATTTGAAGGAACCATAGAGAAAATAAGTAAAATAGCAAGTGAAGTAAAAGTTCCAGTTATTGTAAAAGAAGTTGGGTTTGGCATCGCAAAAGAAGAAGCAAAAATACTTGCAGATTGCGGTATAAAAATAATAGATATCGGGGGAGCGGGGGGCACTGATTTTATTGCTATTGAGAACATGAGAAATAAAAAGAATGCAGTACCGGTGTTGGAGATGTGGGGTATACCCACTCCTATAAGCTTGATAGAGGTCTTAAGCGAAGTAGGGGACAGAGTGGATGTAATCGCATCGGGAGGATTAAAAACCGGGCTTGATGCAGCAAAAGCGCTGGCTTTGGGGGCTAAAGCCGCAGGTTTTGCCGGGGCAGTCCTAAATAGATTGATTAAAGGTGGCCCCTTGGCACTGAAAAAATATCTCGAGCGCGTAGAAAGAGAGCTCATATATACGATGGCTATGGTAGGAGCCCGAAATTTATCGGAGTTAAGAAAGAGGCCGTTGATAATCGAAGGAAGAACGTATAATTGGTTAAAATTCAGAGGTATCAATATAAATTTCAGCTGA
- a CDS encoding ABC transporter ATP-binding protein has protein sequence MKIAMSELEVKNLAYSYKKRKVLEDICLEIRAGQFVGILGPNGSGKTTLLNNINRWLKPQKGIIFIEGQNIERMSTKVLAQNIATVPQETSLDLGFTVEEIVMMGRNPYLRTFERENSEDLTVVESSMKSVGIWELRDRLISELSGGEKQRVLIARALAQQPKVLLLDEPISHLDINYKWEILELLKKLSRKLKIIVIAVLHDINLASIFCDKLVLLKNGKIFKAGSPHEVLTEENLKEVFNVNLKITTGTYGLPMIIFPQPLEKFQKAKQFHSIHVICGGGAGEKVLYYLQRKGYKVSTGVLNIGDTDWKAAKELGVDVVEDPPFSPISEEKSRVNRFCIDNSDAVVLCNIPFGYGNLKNLITLKDAVLEGNKKTFVLEETSIEKRDYTNGLAKKVYRQILTKAVIFRSFDELLDFF, from the coding sequence GTGAAAATTGCTATGTCTGAACTTGAAGTAAAAAATTTGGCCTATAGTTACAAGAAAAGAAAGGTTCTAGAAGATATTTGTCTGGAAATAAGGGCCGGACAGTTTGTAGGCATACTGGGCCCTAACGGATCAGGTAAAACCACTTTGCTCAATAACATAAATAGGTGGCTTAAGCCTCAAAAAGGGATAATTTTTATTGAAGGACAAAATATAGAGCGCATGTCGACAAAAGTCTTGGCACAAAATATTGCTACTGTACCTCAGGAAACTTCTTTGGATTTAGGGTTTACCGTTGAAGAAATTGTAATGATGGGCAGAAATCCTTATTTAAGGACTTTTGAGCGGGAAAATTCTGAGGACCTTACCGTTGTAGAAAGCTCTATGAAATCGGTGGGGATATGGGAATTGAGAGATAGATTGATCAGCGAGTTGAGTGGGGGCGAAAAACAGCGGGTTTTGATAGCCCGCGCCCTCGCCCAACAACCAAAAGTACTTTTATTGGACGAACCCATTTCCCACCTGGATATCAATTACAAATGGGAAATACTTGAATTGTTGAAAAAGTTGAGCAGAAAACTTAAAATAATTGTAATAGCTGTTCTTCATGATATAAACTTGGCGTCAATATTTTGTGACAAACTAGTTCTCTTAAAAAATGGTAAAATATTTAAAGCAGGTTCTCCCCATGAAGTTCTTACCGAAGAGAATCTAAAAGAAGTATTCAATGTCAATCTGAAAATAACCACGGGGACTTATGGCCTCCCGATGATAATTTTTCCGCAGCCACTGGAAAAATTTCAAAAAGCAAAGCAGTTCCACAGCATCCACGTCATTTGCGGTGGAGGAGCCGGTGAAAAAGTACTGTACTACCTTCAGAGGAAAGGGTATAAAGTATCAACTGGTGTTTTGAATATTGGTGATACGGACTGGAAAGCAGCCAAGGAGCTCGGAGTTGATGTAGTAGAGGATCCTCCATTTTCACCCATTTCGGAAGAAAAATCAAGAGTAAACAGATTTTGCATAGATAATTCCGATGCCGTTGTCTTATGTAATATCCCCTTTGGTTACGGTAATTTGAAGAATTTAATAACCCTGAAAGATGCGGTGTTAGAAGGCAATAAAAAGACTTTTGTTTTGGAAGAAACCTCAATTGAGAAAAGGGACTACACCAATGGACTTGCTAAAAAAGTTTACCGGCAAATTTTGACCAAGGCAGTTATATTTCGTTCATTCGACGAGCTACTAGACTTTTTTTAA
- a CDS encoding CheR family methyltransferase: MDVYQEFIINVKRLTNIDLSLYKEKQMRRRIESLMKRNNMPDLISYFRLLKQSEKHLKEFLNYITINVSEFFRNPAQWQVLEKEILPHLTSNKKTLKVWSSACASGEEAYSLALLFEKINYNKVEILATDIDDEALKAARLGIYSEKSLVNVPEDLKRKYFTVKEGQYEIKDEIKRKVKFKNLNLLEDEFPANCHLILCRNVMIYFTEEAKDKLYRKFYNSLADDGIFFVGNTEQIIMPQKYGFESIRSFFYKKINYGSSAR; the protein is encoded by the coding sequence TTGGACGTCTACCAGGAATTTATCATCAACGTTAAAAGATTGACAAATATTGACCTTTCCTTGTATAAAGAAAAGCAGATGAGAAGGCGCATAGAATCTCTTATGAAAAGAAATAACATGCCGGACTTAATAAGCTATTTCAGGCTTTTAAAGCAAAGCGAGAAACACCTGAAGGAATTTTTGAACTACATAACCATAAACGTGTCGGAATTTTTTCGAAATCCTGCACAGTGGCAAGTGCTAGAAAAGGAAATTTTGCCGCACCTTACATCGAACAAGAAGACCTTGAAAGTGTGGAGCTCGGCGTGTGCTTCCGGAGAAGAAGCGTATTCTCTAGCTTTGCTTTTCGAAAAAATTAATTACAACAAGGTAGAGATCCTCGCTACCGATATAGATGATGAAGCGCTGAAAGCGGCTCGTTTAGGAATTTATTCGGAAAAAAGCTTGGTGAATGTACCTGAAGATCTAAAGAGAAAGTATTTTACGGTGAAAGAAGGTCAGTACGAAATAAAAGATGAAATAAAAAGGAAGGTAAAATTTAAAAATCTCAACCTGCTAGAAGACGAATTCCCGGCAAACTGCCACCTTATTTTATGCAGGAACGTAATGATATATTTTACTGAAGAGGCTAAGGACAAGCTTTACAGAAAATTTTATAATTCATTGGCTGATGATGGCATATTCTTTGTCGGCAATACGGAACAGATTATCATGCCACAAAAATACGGTTTTGAGAGTATTAGAAGCTTTTTTTATAAAAAGATAAATTATGGGAGCTCGGCGAGATAA
- a CDS encoding lysophospholipid acyltransferase family protein — protein MLYNLAKFVCSILIKVLFRIQVEGLENFPEKGAVIVYSNHKSWWDPVVVGCILKRPIFFMAKKELFEIPVFGFILKRLNAFPVYRGAPDRKAIKKALEILDEKKVLGIFPEGTRSKDGVLKEPEPGIALLATKVKDVALVPVAIKGEYKFLNHILVKIGKPIRLSLDEKEKLSSRDLSNLSKVIFDEVSKMLA, from the coding sequence ATGCTTTATAATCTGGCTAAGTTCGTATGTTCCATTTTGATAAAAGTGCTATTTAGGATCCAGGTAGAAGGTTTGGAAAATTTTCCGGAAAAGGGAGCTGTAATAGTGTATTCAAATCATAAAAGTTGGTGGGATCCGGTTGTTGTTGGATGTATATTGAAAAGGCCGATTTTTTTTATGGCAAAGAAAGAGCTTTTTGAGATCCCTGTTTTTGGATTTATTTTAAAGAGATTAAATGCCTTTCCTGTTTACCGAGGCGCGCCTGATAGAAAAGCGATAAAAAAAGCGTTAGAAATTCTAGACGAAAAAAAGGTTCTGGGCATATTCCCGGAAGGTACGCGTAGCAAAGATGGGGTCTTAAAGGAACCGGAACCGGGGATTGCTTTGTTGGCAACGAAGGTGAAGGATGTGGCTTTAGTGCCAGTTGCCATAAAAGGTGAGTATAAATTTTTAAACCATATCTTGGTAAAGATAGGCAAACCAATTAGACTTTCCCTTGATGAAAAAGAAAAATTGAGTTCTAGAGATTTGTCTAATTTGAGCAAGGTAATTTTTGATGAAGTTTCAAAGATGCTCGCATGA
- the cmk gene encoding (d)CMP kinase, protein MSLLRVSSNGNLEKVYSVAIDGPAGAGKSTVAKMIAERLNLVYVDTGAMYRAITLKALERGNFSKQGIKKIAEESTIELINGRVYLDGRDVTEEIRNPSVDEKVSTVASIPQVRKRLVEIQRQMAKNYGVVMDGRDIGTTVLPNAKYKFYLTADIKIRAKRRYEEMLNKGIKRDLEKVEQELAQRDKQDMERAYSPLKVAEDAVVIDTSSKTPEEVVNEILDYIKRDENAL, encoded by the coding sequence ATGAGCCTCTTGAGAGTCAGCAGTAATGGCAACTTGGAAAAAGTGTACAGTGTAGCCATCGACGGACCGGCAGGCGCTGGGAAAAGTACGGTGGCTAAAATGATTGCAGAAAGATTAAATCTCGTATACGTAGACACGGGGGCTATGTACAGAGCCATTACATTAAAAGCGCTGGAAAGAGGTAATTTTAGCAAACAAGGAATAAAAAAAATAGCAGAGGAAAGTACAATAGAATTAATAAATGGCCGTGTATATCTCGATGGTAGGGATGTAACGGAAGAAATAAGGAATCCTTCCGTCGACGAAAAAGTTTCAACAGTTGCGAGTATCCCGCAGGTGCGGAAAAGGTTGGTAGAAATCCAAAGGCAAATGGCGAAAAATTACGGAGTTGTAATGGATGGAAGGGATATAGGTACGACCGTTTTACCGAATGCAAAGTATAAATTTTATTTAACTGCAGATATAAAGATTAGGGCAAAGAGAAGATACGAGGAGATGCTGAATAAAGGCATAAAAAGGGATTTGGAAAAAGTTGAACAAGAGTTAGCTCAAAGAGATAAACAGGACATGGAGAGAGCCTATTCTCCCCTTAAGGTGGCAGAAGATGCTGTAGTCATAGATACCTCAAGTAAGACTCCCGAAGAAGTGGTAAATGAAATATTGGATTATATAAAGAGGGATGAAAATGCTTTATAA
- a CDS encoding NAD(P)/FAD-dependent oxidoreductase: MTNSVAIVGGGAAGLMAAYSAAVHGAEVTLFERNSILGMKILISGKGRCNLTNIKELHEFIQNIPGNGKFLYGALSRFSNRDLIAFFNKMGVETKVERGGRVFPKSDRAKDVVKALESALIKVGVEIRYKSRVKEVVAEGKTLKGLIFYDKEEFFPCDKVIVATGGKSYPSTGSTGDGYEIAKKLGHTIVQPRPSLVPLITKEEWVKDLQGLTLKNVEVTAYNMERKLASQFGEMLFTHYGVSGPIILTISRSVVEHIEEGVTLSLNLKPALNGEMLERRLKRDFEKYSRKKLKNALADLLPKRLIPIFIDICGLESEKSVNQLTREERNKIIENLTDLKLTVIGCMEDEAIVTSGGVSVKEIDSRTMESKIIKGLYFAGEVIDVDGLTGGYNLQAAFSTGYLAGKSAALS; this comes from the coding sequence ATGACAAACAGCGTGGCGATAGTCGGTGGAGGGGCAGCTGGGCTCATGGCCGCCTACAGTGCGGCTGTGCACGGGGCCGAGGTAACCTTATTCGAGCGGAATAGTATTCTAGGCATGAAAATATTGATATCCGGGAAAGGTCGGTGCAATTTGACAAATATAAAAGAATTGCATGAGTTCATCCAAAATATCCCGGGAAACGGAAAATTTTTGTACGGGGCTTTGTCAAGGTTTTCTAACAGAGATTTGATTGCGTTTTTTAATAAAATGGGGGTTGAGACAAAAGTAGAAAGAGGGGGTAGGGTCTTTCCTAAGTCGGACAGGGCTAAAGACGTCGTCAAGGCCCTGGAGAGCGCTTTAATAAAGGTCGGGGTTGAAATACGGTATAAAAGCAGAGTAAAAGAGGTTGTCGCTGAAGGTAAAACTTTAAAAGGACTGATTTTTTATGATAAAGAAGAGTTTTTTCCGTGTGATAAGGTTATAGTTGCAACGGGAGGAAAATCCTATCCTTCAACCGGCTCTACGGGCGATGGATATGAAATTGCGAAAAAGCTCGGACATACCATCGTACAGCCCCGTCCGTCGTTGGTGCCCCTCATTACAAAAGAAGAATGGGTGAAAGACCTTCAGGGGTTGACCTTAAAAAATGTAGAAGTTACTGCATACAACATGGAGAGGAAGCTTGCGTCCCAATTTGGAGAGATGCTTTTCACTCATTACGGTGTTTCAGGTCCGATAATCCTTACAATAAGTCGCAGCGTAGTAGAACATATCGAAGAAGGGGTAACGTTATCTTTAAATTTAAAACCTGCTTTAAATGGAGAAATGCTGGAAAGGCGATTGAAAAGAGACTTTGAGAAGTACTCTAGAAAAAAATTAAAAAATGCCTTAGCTGATCTTTTGCCTAAGCGGCTTATACCGATTTTTATAGATATCTGCGGCCTAGAGTCCGAAAAATCTGTTAATCAATTGACGCGTGAGGAAAGGAATAAGATCATCGAAAATCTGACCGATTTAAAACTTACTGTCATTGGTTGTATGGAGGATGAAGCGATAGTAACGAGCGGGGGCGTTTCTGTAAAGGAAATCGATTCGCGCACTATGGAATCAAAGATAATAAAAGGCCTTTATTTTGCAGGAGAAGTCATTGATGTAGATGGACTTACCGGGGGGTACAATCTTCAGGCAGCTTTTTCAACAGGATATCTGGCCGGGAAAAGTGCAGCTTTATCTTGA